A single region of the Streptomyces virginiae genome encodes:
- a CDS encoding succinic semialdehyde dehydrogenase, producing the protein MTDSQAPAAPLRTAPEPTNPVAPAPAGARTAADVVTPDLVARLTRGVIGSGRTANHTPFTGDRLAELPEATPEDVAEAFERARAAQPAWAAVPVRRRAAVLLRFHDLVLARQAEILDLIQLETGKARLHAHEEVQAVAVSARHYGRKAPSYLRPKGHTGAMPTLTKVTELRQPRGVVGQIAPWNYPLELSVGDALPAFVSGNALVMKPDTETALTALWARDLLIEAGLPAEVFQIVLGEGPVVGPEVVRHADYVSFTGSTRTGREVARGAADRLVGVSLELGGKNAMLVLHDADIEKAAAGAVRACFSSAGQLCISIERLYVHASIADAFVERFAARTKAMRLGASLAYGADMGSLVGERQLETVQRHVDEAVAKGATLVAGGTARPDIGPLFYEPTILDGVEAPMAVCGEETFGPVVSIYRFTDEDRAIAEANATAYGLNSSVWTKDSRRGHAVAARLRTGTVNINEGYAPAYGSAQAPMGGMKDSGLGRRHGSEGILKYTEAQTVAHQRLLPMAPSLGMDDEKYAAFMTRSLQVMKALRLR; encoded by the coding sequence ATGACGGACTCGCAGGCCCCCGCCGCCCCCCTCCGGACCGCACCGGAGCCCACCAACCCGGTCGCCCCGGCCCCGGCCGGTGCCCGCACCGCCGCCGATGTGGTGACCCCCGACCTGGTCGCCCGGCTGACCCGCGGAGTGATCGGATCCGGCCGTACCGCCAACCACACCCCCTTCACCGGGGACCGGCTGGCGGAGCTCCCGGAGGCCACCCCCGAGGACGTGGCCGAGGCCTTCGAGCGGGCCCGCGCCGCCCAGCCCGCCTGGGCGGCGGTCCCCGTCCGCCGGCGCGCGGCCGTCCTGCTGCGCTTCCACGACCTGGTCCTCGCCCGCCAGGCCGAGATCCTCGACCTGATCCAGCTGGAGACCGGCAAGGCCCGCCTGCACGCGCACGAGGAGGTCCAGGCGGTCGCCGTCTCGGCCCGTCACTACGGCCGCAAGGCACCCTCGTACCTGCGCCCCAAGGGCCACACGGGCGCCATGCCCACCCTCACCAAGGTCACCGAGCTGCGCCAGCCGCGCGGGGTCGTCGGCCAGATCGCCCCCTGGAACTACCCCCTCGAACTGTCGGTCGGCGACGCCCTGCCCGCCTTCGTCTCCGGCAACGCGCTGGTCATGAAGCCCGACACCGAGACCGCGCTGACCGCCCTGTGGGCCCGCGACCTGCTGATCGAGGCCGGACTGCCCGCCGAGGTCTTCCAGATCGTGCTCGGCGAGGGCCCCGTCGTCGGCCCCGAGGTGGTCCGGCACGCGGACTACGTCTCCTTCACCGGCTCCACCCGCACCGGCCGCGAGGTCGCCCGGGGCGCGGCCGACCGCCTCGTCGGGGTCTCCCTCGAACTCGGCGGCAAGAACGCCATGCTCGTGCTGCACGACGCCGACATCGAGAAGGCCGCCGCCGGCGCCGTCCGCGCCTGCTTCTCCTCCGCCGGTCAGCTCTGCATCTCCATCGAGCGGCTCTACGTCCACGCCTCGATCGCCGACGCCTTCGTCGAGCGCTTCGCCGCCCGGACGAAGGCCATGCGGCTCGGGGCCTCCCTCGCGTACGGCGCCGACATGGGCTCGCTGGTCGGCGAGCGGCAGCTGGAGACCGTACAGCGGCACGTGGACGAAGCCGTCGCCAAGGGCGCCACCCTCGTCGCCGGCGGCACCGCCCGCCCCGACATCGGCCCGCTCTTCTACGAGCCCACCATCCTCGACGGCGTCGAGGCCCCCATGGCGGTGTGCGGCGAGGAGACCTTCGGACCGGTCGTCTCCATCTACCGCTTCACCGACGAGGACCGGGCGATCGCCGAGGCCAACGCCACCGCCTACGGCCTGAACTCCAGCGTCTGGACCAAGGACTCCCGCCGCGGTCACGCCGTCGCCGCCCGCCTGCGCACCGGCACCGTCAACATCAACGAGGGCTACGCCCCCGCCTACGGCAGCGCCCAGGCGCCCATGGGCGGCATGAAGGACTCCGGCCTCGGCCGCCGCCACGGCTCCGAGGGCATCCTCAAGTACACCGAGGCCCAGACGGTCGCCCACCAGCGGCTGCTCCCGATGGCCCCCTCGCTGGGCATGGACGACGAGAAGTACGCGGCGTTCATGACCCGCAGCCTCCAGGTCATGAAGGCCCTCCGACTCCGCTAA
- a CDS encoding GMC oxidoreductase, producing the protein MSESSASSDSSASETGSGSYDYDVIVIGSGFGGSVSALRLTEKGYRVGVLEAGRRFTRESLPKNSWDLRNYLWAPALGLYGIQRIHLLGNVMVLAGAGVGGGSLNYANTLYVPPTPFFEDRQWASITDWRGELAPYYEQAKRMLGVRLNPTMTPSDVHLKATAEKMGVGDSFHMAPVGVFFGDGDDADGRPKVRPGDEVPDPYFGGAGPARKACTECGECMTGCRHGAKNTLNENYLHLAERAGAVIHPMTTVTALSDHPEGGYRVRTVPTDGRRRGRAKVLRARYVVVAAGTYGTQTLLHTMKDRGELPRLSNRLGELTRTNSEGLVGAQTDDRRYRKLHGGERRADFTRGVAITSSVHPNADTHIEPVRYGKGSNAMGFMTVLQVPHSAHRVRAWLGRTVRHPVQLARSLSNRRWSERTIIGLVMQSLDNSLTTYRKPGGIGKGLLTARQGHGAPNPVQIAEATQAATLLAEEINGFPGSNIGELMGTPLTAHFLGGCPIGASPEEGVVDPYHRLYGHPGISVVDGAAVSANLGVNPSLTITAQAERAMSYWPNVGERDPRPEQGAAYVRLDAVEPIRPAVPKEAFGALRLPFMAVPEVPPRRPVSDPEPTV; encoded by the coding sequence GTGTCCGAGTCTTCCGCGTCTTCCGACTCCTCTGCGTCCGAAACCGGGTCCGGGTCGTACGACTACGACGTCATCGTCATCGGGTCGGGCTTCGGCGGGTCGGTCTCGGCGCTGCGCCTGACCGAGAAGGGCTATCGCGTCGGCGTCCTGGAGGCCGGACGCCGCTTCACCCGCGAGAGCCTGCCGAAGAACAGCTGGGACCTGCGCAACTACCTGTGGGCCCCGGCCCTCGGGCTGTACGGGATCCAGCGGATCCACCTGCTCGGCAACGTGATGGTGCTCGCGGGCGCCGGCGTCGGCGGCGGCTCCCTCAACTACGCCAACACGCTGTACGTGCCGCCCACCCCCTTCTTCGAGGACCGGCAGTGGGCCTCCATCACCGACTGGCGGGGCGAGCTCGCCCCCTACTACGAGCAGGCCAAGCGGATGCTCGGGGTGCGCCTCAACCCGACCATGACCCCCTCCGACGTCCACCTCAAGGCGACCGCCGAGAAGATGGGCGTCGGGGACTCCTTCCACATGGCTCCGGTCGGCGTCTTCTTCGGGGACGGCGACGACGCCGACGGGCGGCCGAAGGTCCGGCCCGGGGACGAGGTCCCCGACCCGTACTTCGGCGGTGCGGGCCCCGCCCGCAAGGCCTGCACGGAGTGCGGCGAGTGCATGACCGGCTGCCGGCACGGCGCGAAGAACACCCTCAACGAGAACTACCTGCACCTTGCCGAGCGCGCCGGCGCCGTCATCCACCCGATGACCACCGTCACCGCGCTCTCCGACCACCCCGAGGGCGGCTACCGCGTCCGCACCGTCCCCACCGACGGCCGCCGGCGCGGCCGGGCGAAGGTCCTGCGCGCCCGGTACGTGGTCGTCGCGGCGGGCACGTACGGAACCCAGACCCTGCTGCACACGATGAAGGACCGCGGCGAGCTCCCGCGTCTCAGCAACCGACTCGGGGAGCTGACCCGCACCAACTCCGAGGGCCTGGTCGGCGCGCAGACCGACGACCGCCGCTACCGCAAACTGCACGGGGGCGAGCGTCGGGCCGACTTCACCCGGGGCGTGGCGATCACCTCCTCCGTGCACCCCAACGCCGACACCCACATCGAGCCCGTCCGCTACGGCAAGGGCTCCAACGCCATGGGGTTCATGACCGTCCTCCAGGTCCCCCACAGCGCACACCGGGTCCGTGCCTGGCTGGGCCGGACCGTGCGGCACCCGGTGCAGCTGGCGCGGTCGCTGTCCAACCGGCGCTGGTCGGAGCGGACCATCATCGGCCTGGTCATGCAGTCGCTGGACAACTCGCTGACCACCTACCGCAAGCCCGGTGGGATCGGGAAGGGCCTGCTCACCGCCCGCCAGGGCCACGGCGCCCCGAACCCGGTCCAGATCGCGGAGGCCACACAGGCCGCGACCCTGCTGGCCGAGGAGATCAACGGCTTCCCGGGCAGCAACATCGGCGAGCTGATGGGGACCCCGCTGACCGCGCACTTCCTGGGCGGCTGCCCGATCGGCGCCTCGCCCGAGGAGGGGGTGGTGGACCCGTACCACCGGCTCTACGGGCACCCGGGCATCTCGGTGGTGGACGGTGCGGCCGTCTCCGCGAACCTCGGGGTGAACCCGTCGCTGACGATCACCGCGCAGGCGGAACGGGCGATGTCGTACTGGCCGAACGTGGGGGAGCGGGACCCGCGGCCCGAGCAGGGAGCGGCGTACGTCCGCCT